In Tenebrio molitor chromosome 6, icTenMoli1.1, whole genome shotgun sequence, one genomic interval encodes:
- the stas gene encoding transmembrane protein 41B isoform X1, whose protein sequence is MMTTQQRTQGDDQIQCFQISSTSDIYNRPFLSKYQIKGRPTYRKSIKLTNSFPVVNMTPEKSLNESNDSISTKVAMISVFIIFLSSLSALFLVYKTFPKVTEEERQYIKLPWNIEDVKHLGIVLNRYKGDHYFQVMVGVFITYIFLQTFAIPGSLFLSILSGFLFPFTIALTLVCTCSALGASLCFLLSQLLGRKLVLKYFPEKAEAWAHQVNKHRDNLFNYVLFLRITPFLPNWFINLTAPVIGVPLVPFALGTFFGVAPPSFIAIQGGQTLQNLTADDFAISAGSLAWLAVCGIVPLLPIMFKGWLKQKIE, encoded by the exons ATGATGACGACCCAACAGAGAACACAAGGTGACGATCAAATTCAATGTTTTCAAATATCATCCACATCAGATATTTACAATCGCCCGTTCCTTTCCAAATACCAAATTAAGGGTAGACCCACATACCGTAAATCCATTAAATTAACGAATAGTTTCCCTGTAGTGAACATGACACCCGAAAAATCCTTAAACGAGTCAA ACGATTCCATCTCGACGAAGGTGGCGATGATATCAGTCTTTATCATTTTTCTGAGTTCGCTGTCCGCCCtatttttagtttataaaacaTTCCCAAAAGTTACAGA AGAAGAACGACAGTATATAAAATTACCGTGGAATATAGAAGATGTTAAACATTTAGGAATAGTACTCAATAGGTATAAAGGAGATCACTATTTTCAAGTGATGGTTGGAGTTTTCATAACTTATATTTT CTTACAGACATTTGCCATACCAGGATCTCTATTTTTATCAATCTTATCTGGATTTCTGTTTCCCTTCACTATTGCATTAACTCTTGTGTGTACCTGTTCAGCATTAGGGGCATCCTTATGTTTCCTGTTGTCTCAACTATTGGGAAGAAAATTAGTATTGAAATATTTCCCAGAAAAGGCAGAAGCTTGGGCCCATCAAGTCAACAAGCACCGTGATAATCTATTTAATTACGTATTATTCTTAAGGATAACTCCTTTCCTGCCAAATTGGTTTATCAATCTGACTGCACCTGTGATAGGAGTCCCATTGGTGCCTTTCGCTTTGGGAACGTTTTTTGGAGTGGCACCTCCATCATTTATAGCTATCCAAGGAGGTCAAACCTTGCAGAATCTGACTGCTGATGATTTTGCCATCAGTGCTGGATCGCTAGCTTGGCTGGCGGTATGCGGGATCGTCCCGCTGTTACCGATAATGTTTAAGGGATGGTTGAAgcaaaaaatagaataa
- the stas gene encoding transmembrane protein 41B isoform X2: MMTTQQRTQDDSISTKVAMISVFIIFLSSLSALFLVYKTFPKVTEEERQYIKLPWNIEDVKHLGIVLNRYKGDHYFQVMVGVFITYIFLQTFAIPGSLFLSILSGFLFPFTIALTLVCTCSALGASLCFLLSQLLGRKLVLKYFPEKAEAWAHQVNKHRDNLFNYVLFLRITPFLPNWFINLTAPVIGVPLVPFALGTFFGVAPPSFIAIQGGQTLQNLTADDFAISAGSLAWLAVCGIVPLLPIMFKGWLKQKIE, translated from the exons ATGATGACGACCCAACAGAGAACACAAG ACGATTCCATCTCGACGAAGGTGGCGATGATATCAGTCTTTATCATTTTTCTGAGTTCGCTGTCCGCCCtatttttagtttataaaacaTTCCCAAAAGTTACAGA AGAAGAACGACAGTATATAAAATTACCGTGGAATATAGAAGATGTTAAACATTTAGGAATAGTACTCAATAGGTATAAAGGAGATCACTATTTTCAAGTGATGGTTGGAGTTTTCATAACTTATATTTT CTTACAGACATTTGCCATACCAGGATCTCTATTTTTATCAATCTTATCTGGATTTCTGTTTCCCTTCACTATTGCATTAACTCTTGTGTGTACCTGTTCAGCATTAGGGGCATCCTTATGTTTCCTGTTGTCTCAACTATTGGGAAGAAAATTAGTATTGAAATATTTCCCAGAAAAGGCAGAAGCTTGGGCCCATCAAGTCAACAAGCACCGTGATAATCTATTTAATTACGTATTATTCTTAAGGATAACTCCTTTCCTGCCAAATTGGTTTATCAATCTGACTGCACCTGTGATAGGAGTCCCATTGGTGCCTTTCGCTTTGGGAACGTTTTTTGGAGTGGCACCTCCATCATTTATAGCTATCCAAGGAGGTCAAACCTTGCAGAATCTGACTGCTGATGATTTTGCCATCAGTGCTGGATCGCTAGCTTGGCTGGCGGTATGCGGGATCGTCCCGCTGTTACCGATAATGTTTAAGGGATGGTTGAAgcaaaaaatagaataa